The Ochotona princeps isolate mOchPri1 chromosome 1, mOchPri1.hap1, whole genome shotgun sequence genome has a segment encoding these proteins:
- the LOC131481448 gene encoding putative vomeronasal receptor-like protein 4: MLSLKNVYFFQAGIGILANTFLLVFHIFTIHQIHRPRPTDMITCQLAFVHIVMLLTTLEILSADMFKSLGFPNELNCKVMLYVSRVSRGLSISTTCLLSIVQVITISPSSFYLSTFKDKLTKHVVIAFFCICCFSLCSNSSMIIYTVAHSNRTNLLNVSKYCSLTTINSIVRALYLMLVLTQNIFVGIMLLSSIYMVIFLCSHQRKSEYLHSMSLSPRTSPAKRATCTVLALVSFFVIMYCVDSIISFFSAVLWKYEPVFLDVQALVGNVYATVSPLVLISSDKRIADILEKVINMRQLFQELIR; the protein is encoded by the coding sequence ATGTTGTcactgaaaaatgtgtattttttccaagctGGCATTGGTATCTTAGCCAATAccttcctcctggtcttccacatcttcacaatCCATCAAATTCATAGGCCTAGACCAACAGACATGATTACTTGTCAGCTGGCTTTTGTCCATATAGTAATGCTACTTACCACTCTAGAGATTTTATCGGCAGATATGTTCAAATCCCTAGGATTTCCAAATGAATTGAATTGCAAAGTTATGCTCTACGTGAGTAGAGTGTCTAGGGGTCTCTCCATCTCCACCACCTGTCTCCTGAGCATTGTTCAGGTCATCACCATTagtcccagctccttctactTGTCAACATTTAAAGATAAACTCACAAAACATGTTGTCAttgctttcttctgtatttgttGCTTCAGCCTGTGTTCCAATAGCAGCATGATCATCTACACTGTAGCTCATTCCAACAGGACCAATCTACTCAATGTCAGTAAGTACTGCTCACTCACCACTATAAATTCCATTGTCAGGGCACTATACCTCATGCTTGTCTTGACCCAGAACATCTTTGTAGGAATCATGCTGCTCTCCAGCATAtacatggtgattttcttatgtagccatcagaggaagtctgagtacctTCACAGCATGAGCCTTTCCCCAAGAACCTCCCCAGCAAAAAGGGCCACCTGTACTGTTCTAGCGCTAgtgagtttctttgtgattatgtactGTGTGGATAGTATTATCTCATTCTTCTCAGCTGTATTGTGGAAATACGAACCTGTATTTTTGGATGTGCAGGCACTGGTGGGAAATGTTTATGCCACTGTCAGTCCTTTGGTGCTTATTAGTTCTGACAAGCGAATAGCTGATATTCTGGAAAAAGTAATCAATATGCGCCAATTATTTCAAGAGTTGATAAGATAA